From the Thermococcus sp. 18S1 genome, one window contains:
- a CDS encoding exosortase/archaeosortase family protein, with the protein MRRSEGFLIFTLIVSAAIFGATQTLPTLYFGLIYGMVLFTFRDNIREKPLRLDAYTIAGILLIGVSPMFLIYRWGDNPSPSTFQAVLFLGVSLVLFDAKTILVPSAVPVLEVFLAAVLRLREGVELLGLLSGAFVDVTSHLVRGLVDVFNVPIIVRGNVAVVRSSMVIIGSGCSGLDAFILYLLAAGLLILLRKSDGREASLLLLGALGIIPLNAVRIFTLLVIGYHSGISFLELFHSHIGDMMFVAYVFGYWWWVLKRPKDAEKARNG; encoded by the coding sequence GTGAGGAGGAGTGAGGGTTTTCTGATATTCACCCTGATCGTCTCCGCGGCAATCTTCGGAGCAACACAGACCCTCCCCACACTGTATTTCGGCCTAATCTACGGCATGGTTCTCTTCACATTCCGGGACAACATCCGGGAAAAGCCCCTCCGGCTGGACGCGTATACTATAGCCGGGATCCTCCTAATCGGCGTCTCGCCCATGTTCCTGATTTACAGATGGGGGGACAATCCAAGCCCATCAACGTTCCAGGCAGTTTTGTTCCTCGGCGTCTCCCTCGTTCTGTTTGATGCAAAAACGATACTCGTACCCTCTGCGGTGCCTGTACTCGAAGTGTTTCTAGCGGCGGTTCTCAGGCTCCGGGAAGGGGTCGAACTTCTGGGCCTCCTGAGCGGCGCATTCGTTGACGTCACCTCCCACCTCGTACGGGGCCTGGTAGACGTCTTCAACGTCCCAATCATCGTTAGGGGCAACGTTGCGGTCGTGAGAAGCAGCATGGTGATAATAGGCTCCGGCTGCTCCGGGCTGGACGCGTTTATCCTGTACCTGCTCGCGGCGGGACTTCTGATCCTCCTCAGGAAATCGGACGGAAGAGAGGCTTCACTTCTGCTCCTCGGAGCACTGGGGATAATCCCCCTGAACGCGGTCAGAATATTCACGCTCCTTGTCATCGGCTACCACAGCGGGATATCGTTCCTGGAGCTCTTTCACTCACACATAGGGGACATGATGTTCGTTGCATACGTCTTCGGATACTGGTGGTGGGTTCTGAAACGCCCAAAGGACGCTGAGAAAGCAAGAAACGGGTGA
- a CDS encoding DUF1616 domain-containing protein has protein sequence MGLKRYWDLLTIIALSIILDILIFYAPDSLARKALGLVFVLFFPGYVFITALFPNRPELDNLERLALSFGLSIAIVPLIGLGLNYTPWGIRLIPILVSLTAFNIVFSLIAIHRRAGAFEPWIPWITLEQVKRELEWDESSKLDRALTVILIIAIITSIGTLGYVVTHPKQGEAFTEFYILGPEGIADNYPTELRVGQNGTVIIGIVNHEHRNVTYHVQIWRVNLTWDNTTNTTIIHGMYPMPGWFNVTLPSVPVNIEGNWTPQFETNYTFSIEEPGKWQVWFLLFKDDEPELPPAPSDGNYAETPAKDLILEAINGTVQSLKLNVEVKP, from the coding sequence ATGGGCCTGAAGAGGTACTGGGACCTGCTCACAATCATCGCCCTCTCAATCATCCTCGACATCCTCATATTCTATGCCCCGGACAGTTTAGCGAGAAAGGCCCTGGGCCTCGTCTTCGTCCTCTTCTTCCCGGGCTACGTTTTTATAACCGCCCTCTTCCCAAACAGGCCCGAGCTGGACAACCTCGAAAGGCTCGCCCTCAGCTTCGGCCTGAGCATAGCGATAGTTCCCCTCATCGGCCTCGGCCTGAACTACACCCCCTGGGGCATTCGGCTGATCCCCATCCTGGTGAGCCTCACCGCGTTCAACATCGTTTTCTCCCTCATCGCCATCCACCGCAGAGCAGGGGCCTTCGAGCCCTGGATCCCCTGGATAACCCTTGAACAGGTCAAAAGAGAGCTCGAATGGGATGAGTCGAGCAAACTCGACAGGGCTTTGACGGTCATCCTGATAATCGCCATCATAACATCCATCGGAACCCTCGGCTACGTGGTAACCCACCCCAAACAGGGGGAAGCCTTCACGGAGTTTTACATCCTCGGACCCGAGGGCATAGCCGACAACTACCCGACGGAGCTCAGGGTCGGCCAGAACGGGACGGTGATAATAGGGATAGTCAACCACGAGCACCGCAACGTAACCTACCACGTCCAGATATGGCGGGTCAACCTGACCTGGGACAACACCACCAACACCACGATAATCCACGGGATGTACCCGATGCCCGGCTGGTTCAACGTAACGCTGCCCAGCGTTCCGGTCAACATCGAGGGCAACTGGACTCCGCAGTTCGAGACCAACTACACCTTCAGCATCGAAGAACCGGGTAAATGGCAGGTATGGTTCCTCCTATTCAAGGACGATGAACCCGAGCTTCCCCCAGCCCCCTCTGACGGGAACTACGCGGAAACCCCCGCGAAGGACCTCATACTGGAGGCAATAAACGGGACGGTCCAGAGCCTCAAGCTGAACGTGGAAGTTAAGCCATGA